Below is a genomic region from Chitinophagales bacterium.
TGCAATCAGGATATCAATCGGCCATTCCAGTTCAGCGTATTCTTTGCTTGTGGTGTAGCCGAGTGGAAGCGTTACCGCTGCCAGCACAATAATGAGTTGCCATCCCCAGAAGTGGAGCTGGCTGAGCAGATCGCTGAACATGCGCGCTTTCAGCAGCCGTTGCAATGAGTAGTAGACACCCATGAAAATACCATTGCCAACGAAAGCAAAAATGACTGCATTGGTATGTACCGGCCTTATGCGGCTGAAGGTGATCCATGGAATGCCGCCATTCAGCCAGGGAAAAGGAAGTTCTAAGGCGGCCAGAAGCCCTACCAGCATACCGACGGCGCCCCATAAGACAGTGGCAATTAAAAATTTACGTACAATCTTATTGTCGTAATCAAAGCGCTCCATTTGCACAGGTTGGTTCACGGTTGAAACGTTTTTAGGTTGATGGATGATTGTATGGTTCTTGTTCTTTATTGTTTGAAGCCGTTTGTTCCGCTGGCTGTTTCTCATTCAGTTCATTCTCAAAAAGCATACGGACAGACGGCGTGTAAGTATCGTCGTATTGCCCGTTTTTTACCGACCAGAGAAAACTCAGCAGGAATCCTACGGCCACTAATAAACTGCAGGAAATAAGGAGGATCAGTGCGGTCATAAAGAGGGCATAAAACTATTTTCAGAAGTCAGCCGTCAGCATGATAAAT
It encodes:
- the ccoS gene encoding cbb3-type cytochrome oxidase assembly protein CcoS produces the protein MTALILLISCSLLVAVGFLLSFLWSVKNGQYDDTYTPSVRMLFENELNEKQPAEQTASNNKEQEPYNHPST